In the Paludisphaera rhizosphaerae genome, one interval contains:
- a CDS encoding YbeD family protein, with amino-acid sequence MDKHPDHRPSVDLLESTHSFPGTYTIKAIGSAEGDFADRVVAAVSEHLPAASDLDYSVRGTKGGRHIAVTLHLTVQNAEQVRSIYAAIHGVSGLTLLL; translated from the coding sequence ATGGACAAGCACCCGGACCATCGGCCCTCGGTGGACCTCCTCGAATCGACCCATTCGTTCCCCGGGACGTATACCATCAAGGCGATCGGCTCGGCCGAGGGCGACTTCGCCGATCGGGTGGTGGCGGCGGTCTCCGAGCACCTTCCCGCGGCGTCGGATCTGGATTACTCCGTGCGAGGAACGAAGGGAGGTCGGCACATCGCCGTCACCCTTCATCTCACGGTCCAGAACGCCGAACAGGTCCGCTCGATCTACGCCGCGATTCACGGCGTCAGCGGCCTGACGCTTCTGCTCTGA
- a CDS encoding NAD(P)-dependent oxidoreductase, whose amino-acid sequence MNISIEPGKTRIGWIGTGVMGSSMCGRLIDAGYSATVFNRTRLKTEGLVARGARAANSPAEVAQASDVIFTIVGYPRDVREVILGEQGALSAAAAGSVLVDMTTSEPALAVEIADRSKERGVYSLDAPVSGGDIGAREGRLSIMIGGERSVAESVGPLFEAMGKTIVYQGGPGSGQHTKLVNQTLIAGNMVGVCEALLYAHKAGLDVETVLRSVSGGAAGSWSLSNLAPRMVAGDFEPGFFVEHFLKDMGIALGEARRMNLSLPGLALAEQLYRAVAAQGMARKGTQALVLALADLSRVEWKGA is encoded by the coding sequence ATGAACATCAGCATTGAGCCGGGGAAGACGCGAATCGGCTGGATCGGAACAGGCGTCATGGGTTCGTCCATGTGCGGCCGGCTCATCGACGCGGGCTACTCGGCGACCGTCTTCAACCGGACACGCTTGAAGACCGAAGGGCTGGTCGCCAGGGGCGCCAGGGCCGCGAACTCGCCCGCCGAGGTCGCCCAGGCGTCCGACGTGATCTTCACGATCGTGGGGTATCCCCGCGACGTGCGCGAGGTGATCCTGGGCGAGCAGGGGGCGCTTTCGGCAGCCGCCGCCGGCTCGGTCCTCGTCGACATGACGACGAGCGAGCCGGCCCTGGCCGTCGAAATCGCCGATCGATCCAAGGAGAGGGGGGTCTATTCGCTCGACGCCCCGGTCTCCGGCGGGGACATCGGCGCCCGCGAGGGTCGGCTGTCGATCATGATCGGCGGCGAGAGGTCGGTCGCGGAATCGGTTGGCCCCCTCTTCGAGGCCATGGGAAAGACGATCGTCTATCAAGGCGGGCCGGGTTCGGGCCAGCACACCAAGCTGGTTAACCAGACCTTGATCGCCGGAAACATGGTCGGCGTTTGCGAAGCCTTGCTTTACGCCCACAAGGCGGGATTGGACGTCGAGACGGTGCTCCGAAGCGTCTCGGGAGGGGCGGCTGGCTCCTGGAGCCTGAGCAACCTCGCCCCCAGGATGGTCGCCGGCGATTTCGAGCCGGGGTTCTTCGTCGAGCATTTCCTGAAGGACATGGGGATCGCCCTGGGCGAGGCGCGTCGGATGAACCTCTCGCTCCCTGGTCTGGCCCTGGCGGAGCAGCTTTATCGGGCCGTCGCCGCTCAGGGAATGGCCCGCAAAGGAACGCAGGCGCTGGTGCTGGCTCTGGCCGATCTGTCGCGAGTCGAATGGAAGGGCGCTTGA
- a CDS encoding glycine hydroxymethyltransferase, which yields MRPSLIQSYLSGKSAGDVSPAFLAYLASLETVAGVAPDVARAIVQELADQRSNIKLIASENYSSLATQLAMGNLLTDKYAEGIPHHRFYAGCDNVDTVEDLANVRARELFGAEHAYAQPHSGADANMVAFWAILRARVELPKMAEVLGLEDASKLVPADWTKMPIEQWNKVRHALGNQRLLGMDLASGGHLTHGYRLNVSGKMFESHGYVVDRETFLLDYDAIERQAVEVKPLILLAGFSAYPRNINYRRMREIADKVGAVLMVDMAHFSGLVAGKVLTGDENPLAFADVVTTTTHKTLRGPRGGLVLCKKEFAEHVDRGCPLVLGGPLPHVMAAKAVAFTEALKPEYRAYAAKIVENSRALAEGFKAAGLNVISGGTDNHLIVVDVASTLGVTGRQAEDAVRRCGITLNRNPIPFDPNGPWYTSGLRFGTPAVTTLGMGTAEMKEIAEVVKLVVTNIVPAEGKSGGKDKAKYSLDAKVEKDASDRVAKLLGSFPVYPELDLPFLKSQFDAS from the coding sequence ATGCGACCTTCTCTGATCCAGAGCTACCTCTCCGGCAAGTCGGCCGGCGACGTTTCCCCCGCTTTTCTCGCCTACCTCGCCAGTCTGGAGACCGTCGCCGGCGTGGCGCCCGACGTCGCCCGAGCGATCGTCCAGGAACTCGCCGACCAGCGTTCGAACATCAAGCTGATCGCCAGCGAGAACTACTCGTCGCTCGCCACCCAACTTGCGATGGGGAACCTTCTGACGGACAAGTACGCTGAGGGTATTCCGCACCACCGCTTCTACGCCGGCTGCGACAACGTCGACACCGTCGAAGATCTCGCCAATGTTCGGGCCCGTGAGCTGTTCGGCGCGGAACACGCCTACGCCCAGCCCCATAGCGGCGCCGACGCCAACATGGTCGCTTTCTGGGCGATCCTTCGCGCTCGCGTCGAACTACCGAAGATGGCCGAGGTGCTCGGCCTCGAAGACGCCTCGAAGCTCGTCCCCGCCGACTGGACGAAGATGCCGATCGAGCAGTGGAACAAGGTTCGCCACGCGCTTGGCAATCAGCGGTTGCTGGGGATGGATCTGGCCTCGGGCGGCCACCTGACGCACGGCTACCGGCTGAACGTCTCGGGCAAGATGTTCGAGTCCCACGGCTACGTCGTCGACCGCGAGACCTTCCTGCTCGACTACGACGCCATCGAACGACAGGCCGTCGAAGTCAAGCCGCTGATCTTGCTGGCCGGCTTCAGCGCCTATCCGAGGAACATCAACTACCGCCGGATGCGCGAGATCGCCGACAAGGTCGGAGCCGTGCTCATGGTCGACATGGCCCACTTCTCGGGCCTGGTCGCCGGTAAGGTCCTGACGGGGGACGAGAACCCGCTGGCTTTCGCCGACGTCGTCACGACAACCACCCACAAGACCCTGCGTGGGCCTCGCGGCGGGCTCGTCCTCTGCAAGAAGGAATTCGCCGAGCACGTCGACCGGGGATGCCCGCTCGTCCTGGGCGGTCCCCTGCCCCACGTCATGGCGGCCAAGGCCGTCGCCTTCACCGAGGCCCTCAAGCCCGAATATCGGGCCTACGCCGCCAAGATCGTCGAGAACTCGCGGGCTTTGGCCGAGGGCTTCAAGGCCGCCGGCCTGAACGTCATCTCGGGTGGTACGGACAACCACCTGATCGTGGTCGACGTGGCCTCGACTCTGGGCGTCACCGGTCGTCAGGCCGAGGACGCCGTCCGGCGCTGCGGGATCACCCTGAATCGCAACCCGATTCCCTTCGACCCCAACGGCCCCTGGTACACCAGCGGCCTCCGCTTCGGCACCCCCGCCGTGACCACGTTGGGCATGGGGACCGCCGAGATGAAGGAGATCGCCGAGGTCGTCAAGCTCGTCGTCACCAACATCGTTCCGGCTGAGGGCAAGTCGGGCGGCAAGGACAAGGCGAAGTATTCGCTCGACGCCAAGGTCGAGAAGGACGCGAGCGACCGGGTCGCCAAACTGCTCGGATCGTTCCCGGTCTATCCGGAGCTGGACCTGCCCTTCCTCAAGTCCCAGTTCGACGCGAGCTGA
- a CDS encoding rhodanese-like domain-containing protein encodes MPTGVPGPIIELAPTTLRDRLAAGEPITLLDVRQPDERTFASIPVPATAGDLFIPMREVPDRIDSIREALERGPVVAYCHHGVRSMNVAQWLAAQGLEGILNLGGGIDAWSIAVDQAVPRYF; translated from the coding sequence ATGCCGACCGGAGTTCCCGGCCCGATCATCGAACTTGCACCGACGACGCTTCGTGATCGGCTCGCTGCTGGCGAGCCGATCACGCTGCTGGACGTTCGTCAGCCCGATGAACGGACCTTTGCGTCCATCCCCGTCCCAGCCACGGCCGGCGACCTGTTCATCCCCATGCGAGAGGTCCCGGATCGCATCGATTCGATCCGGGAAGCCCTCGAACGCGGGCCGGTGGTCGCCTACTGCCATCACGGCGTACGGTCGATGAACGTCGCGCAGTGGCTCGCCGCCCAGGGACTTGAGGGAATCCTCAACCTGGGCGGCGGAATTGACGCCTGGTCGATCGCGGTCGACCAGGCCGTCCCTCGTTACTTCTGA
- the hflC gene encoding protease modulator HflC produces the protein MTPRQKLVAVIGLALVLAIPVFRSVCYIVSERELAVLLQFGEPVASVTKPGLYFKAPFIQEVLRLPKTLQIWHGTESAKLVDVPTADGKKIEVTLWAVWRITDPAQFVRTLRTLPNGESRVKEFVRSTARDTITTHNLAEIIRSTDRKMTYTLGLPPEVVAAAALDAQTRPKDTAKQPAAPTDPDVPDFLVPPEAREPVALGRLRIMEQIKKTAQRALAADGTNDGQSKGRGIELVDVGISRIEFVPQVREAAFDRAISLMEAIAARTIAEGEQRKKEIINRTNAEVQKIEGEGKQEANVIRGKVDAEVIDDYAKAISEAGEFYNFSRTLDAYKEAFKGDTRLILTTDGELLRMIKSLEPMKAPKPEGASVTASQK, from the coding sequence GTGACTCCCCGCCAAAAACTCGTCGCCGTGATCGGCCTGGCCCTCGTTCTGGCCATCCCCGTTTTCCGAAGCGTCTGCTACATCGTCAGCGAGCGCGAGCTGGCCGTGCTGCTCCAGTTCGGCGAGCCCGTCGCCAGCGTCACGAAGCCGGGGCTCTACTTCAAGGCGCCCTTCATCCAGGAGGTGCTCCGCCTGCCGAAGACGCTCCAGATCTGGCACGGGACGGAATCGGCCAAGCTCGTCGACGTCCCCACAGCCGACGGCAAGAAGATCGAGGTCACCCTCTGGGCCGTCTGGCGGATCACCGACCCAGCGCAGTTCGTTCGAACCCTCCGAACGCTCCCGAACGGCGAATCCCGCGTCAAGGAGTTCGTCCGCAGCACGGCCCGCGACACGATCACGACCCACAACCTGGCCGAGATCATCCGCAGCACCGACCGCAAAATGACCTACACCCTCGGCCTGCCGCCGGAAGTCGTCGCCGCCGCGGCGCTCGACGCTCAGACTCGCCCCAAAGACACGGCCAAGCAGCCGGCCGCTCCTACCGATCCCGACGTGCCTGATTTCCTGGTCCCGCCCGAGGCCCGCGAACCCGTCGCCCTGGGGCGTCTACGAATCATGGAGCAGATCAAGAAGACCGCCCAGCGAGCGCTCGCCGCCGACGGAACGAACGACGGCCAGTCCAAGGGCCGCGGCATCGAGCTTGTCGACGTCGGCATCTCCCGGATCGAGTTCGTTCCTCAGGTCCGTGAGGCGGCCTTCGACCGGGCGATCTCGCTCATGGAGGCCATCGCCGCGAGGACCATCGCCGAAGGAGAACAGCGCAAGAAGGAGATCATCAACCGGACCAACGCCGAGGTCCAGAAGATCGAAGGCGAGGGAAAGCAGGAAGCGAACGTCATCCGGGGCAAGGTCGACGCCGAGGTCATCGACGACTACGCCAAGGCCATCAGCGAGGCCGGCGAGTTCTACAACTTCAGCCGAACCCTTGACGCTTACAAGGAAGCCTTCAAGGGAGACACGCGGCTCATCCTCACCACCGACGGCGAGTTGCTTCGGATGATCAAGTCGCTGGAGCCGATGAAGGCGCCGAAGCCCGAAGGGGCCTCGGTGACCGCCAGTCAGAAGTAA
- the hflK gene encoding FtsH protease activity modulator HflK has product MRRRRGGPPSDAWRRYLPIIPWLLGALIALFLISDFSYTVEPHEQAVVLRFGAYKATTPPGLHFKLPIVDQVMKVSVEEHGLSLPFGPPPQPAAGWSNMISTSSVARKPADPDDDETLMLTGDLNTASVEWTVQWRVSEPSSYLFRFPGEGDDQSARDLLTFVARTVMNRLVGDYSFDEMIGPKRGDIAAQAREDTQRMLDAYDCGITVTALQMQQVIPPDRVKPSFDRVNASIQLKQKLENEAEATRNKLIPEARASGDQLIREAEGYASRTKAEAQGEIEALLARYHAYQRAPDVTRQRLYLEAMQTLFESVKDKTIVDADLNKALPILNLNQKPEAAK; this is encoded by the coding sequence ATGCGACGCCGGCGCGGTGGGCCCCCCTCCGACGCCTGGCGGCGCTATCTGCCGATCATCCCCTGGCTGCTGGGGGCTCTGATCGCGTTGTTCCTGATCTCGGACTTCAGCTACACCGTGGAACCCCACGAGCAGGCCGTCGTCTTGCGGTTTGGCGCGTACAAGGCGACGACCCCGCCGGGGCTGCACTTCAAGCTGCCGATCGTCGACCAGGTCATGAAGGTGAGCGTTGAGGAGCACGGGCTCTCGCTGCCGTTCGGGCCGCCGCCTCAGCCGGCTGCGGGCTGGTCGAACATGATCTCGACCTCATCCGTTGCACGAAAGCCGGCCGATCCCGACGACGACGAGACGCTGATGCTCACCGGCGACCTCAACACGGCCTCCGTCGAGTGGACCGTTCAATGGCGCGTCAGCGAGCCGTCGAGCTATCTCTTTCGGTTCCCTGGCGAGGGTGACGATCAGTCGGCCCGAGACCTGCTCACCTTCGTCGCTCGGACGGTCATGAACCGCCTCGTCGGCGACTACTCGTTCGACGAGATGATCGGTCCCAAGCGAGGAGACATCGCCGCGCAGGCCCGCGAGGACACCCAGCGGATGCTGGACGCTTACGACTGCGGCATCACCGTGACGGCTCTCCAGATGCAGCAGGTGATCCCGCCCGACCGCGTGAAGCCGTCGTTCGATCGCGTCAACGCCTCGATCCAGCTCAAGCAGAAACTCGAGAACGAGGCCGAGGCCACGCGCAACAAACTCATCCCCGAGGCCCGCGCCAGCGGAGACCAGCTCATCCGCGAGGCCGAAGGCTACGCTTCCCGTACCAAGGCCGAAGCCCAGGGGGAAATCGAGGCCCTGCTGGCCAGATACCACGCGTACCAGCGAGCCCCGGACGTCACCCGTCAGCGGCTCTACCTGGAGGCCATGCAGACGCTCTTTGAATCCGTGAAGGACAAGACGATCGTCGACGCCGACCTGAACAAAGCGCTGCCGATCCTCAACCTGAACCAGAAGCCGGAGGCGGCCAAGTGA